The following coding sequences lie in one Steroidobacter denitrificans genomic window:
- a CDS encoding class I SAM-dependent methyltransferase: METNYAEVTEIAGEPITAEQLFRLNHRYAWAVGYCGGRDVVECGCGTGPGLGLLQGASRTFEAGDISPLMVEVARRHYGSRVRVSQFNAETLPFASASKDVVLLFEAIYYLPDASRFVRECRRVLRPGGYMLIVTANKDLWDFHPSPHAYRYYGVLELSELFAEYGFECEFFGFQDVRRTGWRQRLLRPVKRFVVAIGLMPKTMAGKRWIKRIVFGPSLSMPAELSPGYSLELLERIDAGCQNEHHKIIYCAARL; the protein is encoded by the coding sequence ATGGAAACGAATTACGCGGAAGTTACTGAGATCGCGGGTGAGCCTATTACCGCAGAGCAACTCTTCCGACTTAATCACCGATATGCGTGGGCGGTAGGCTATTGTGGCGGCCGGGATGTCGTCGAGTGCGGTTGTGGTACAGGCCCGGGACTGGGGTTGCTGCAAGGAGCTTCACGTACTTTCGAAGCTGGGGATATCAGTCCCTTAATGGTTGAAGTAGCGCGCCGTCACTATGGCAGCCGCGTGAGGGTGTCGCAGTTCAATGCGGAAACGTTGCCATTCGCTTCGGCGTCTAAGGATGTCGTACTCTTATTTGAGGCTATTTATTATTTGCCCGATGCGAGCCGGTTCGTGCGTGAATGTAGGCGGGTGCTCAGGCCGGGCGGGTATATGCTGATCGTGACCGCGAACAAGGACCTTTGGGACTTTCATCCGAGTCCCCACGCCTACCGCTATTATGGTGTACTGGAGCTGAGCGAGCTATTTGCGGAATACGGCTTCGAGTGCGAGTTCTTTGGCTTTCAGGACGTGCGACGTACTGGATGGCGTCAGCGATTGCTCCGGCCGGTCAAGCGATTCGTTGTTGCTATTGGGCTGATGCCAAAGACGATGGCCGGCAAACGCTGGATCAAGCGCATCGTATTTGGGCCGTCGCTATCGATGCCTGCCGAGTTGTCACCAGGGTACTCGCTTGAACTGCTCGAGCGAATAGATGCGGGCTGCCAAAATGAGCATCACAAGATCATTTACTGCGCCGCGCGACTTTGA
- a CDS encoding DegT/DnrJ/EryC1/StrS family aminotransferase, with amino-acid sequence MIAHRQIPFFDYPSLFSELEDEIMTSVRDVYARGAYIMQSDLFNFEAELAAYLGVRHAIGVADGTMGLLLPLLALELKPGDEVLVPSHTFVASAAAIHHAGGTPVLVDCGRDHLIDPASAGAAITHRTKGIMPVQLNGRTADMDVITDIAREHSLFIVEDSCQALGSRFKGKFAGTFGVAGSISFYPSKTLGCFGDGGAVITDDDEMAERVRILRDHGRGQDGDVLAWGFNSRLDNVQAAILRIKLKRYDGYVARRRAIASIYQERLGGRHELLLPPAPGFQDEHFDIFQNYEIEAQNRDELRTYLESRGVKTILQWGGKVLHQFSKLGLGAPLPYAERMSQRFMLLPMNTALSNDDVHYICDCIDGFYVANSQAAASA; translated from the coding sequence ATGATCGCGCACCGTCAGATTCCCTTCTTCGACTACCCCTCGCTCTTTTCCGAACTGGAAGATGAGATCATGACTTCCGTGCGCGATGTCTACGCGCGCGGCGCCTATATCATGCAGAGCGACTTGTTTAATTTCGAGGCGGAACTCGCCGCTTATCTCGGAGTCAGGCACGCCATAGGTGTAGCTGACGGAACCATGGGTTTGCTACTTCCCTTGCTCGCGCTCGAACTGAAGCCGGGTGATGAAGTTCTGGTACCTTCGCACACGTTTGTAGCGTCCGCCGCAGCCATTCACCACGCCGGCGGCACACCTGTATTGGTGGATTGCGGGCGTGATCATCTGATTGATCCTGCATCGGCAGGCGCTGCTATCACACATCGAACGAAGGGAATCATGCCTGTCCAGTTGAATGGGCGCACGGCTGACATGGACGTGATCACCGATATTGCTCGTGAACATAGTTTGTTTATCGTTGAGGATTCGTGTCAGGCGCTTGGTTCACGGTTCAAAGGAAAGTTTGCAGGGACGTTCGGCGTGGCTGGCTCAATCAGTTTTTACCCCTCGAAAACTCTGGGGTGTTTCGGGGACGGCGGAGCTGTCATCACTGACGATGACGAGATGGCCGAACGGGTGCGTATCTTACGCGACCATGGCCGGGGTCAGGATGGGGATGTTTTGGCGTGGGGTTTCAACTCAAGGTTAGATAACGTGCAAGCTGCGATACTGCGTATCAAGCTGAAGCGCTACGACGGGTATGTTGCACGCCGACGTGCTATTGCATCTATTTACCAGGAAAGACTTGGAGGCCGTCATGAATTGTTGTTGCCGCCAGCTCCTGGATTTCAGGATGAACATTTCGATATTTTCCAGAACTACGAAATTGAAGCGCAGAACCGTGATGAGTTACGAACGTATCTAGAATCGCGCGGGGTGAAGACCATTCTTCAATGGGGCGGCAAGGTTCTCCATCAATTTTCGAAACTAGGATTGGGAGCGCCCTTGCCCTACGCAGAGCGTATGTCGCAACGGTTCATGCTACTACCGATGAATACGGCACTCTCGAATGATGACGTACACTATATTTGTGATTGCATCGACGGGTTCTATGTTGCGAACTCTCAGGCGGCCGCGTCTGCCTGA
- a CDS encoding class I SAM-dependent methyltransferase, with protein sequence MTDQPPIAVSGGLRTQAEQEEGARNQACFERNPSSWESKMENFPKYVRRQNITRFLSLYEIFKLALPIKGSVVECGVNHGFGIMTWVRLSAILEPVNLTRRIYGFDTFEGFPSLSEQDRAAASDHVKIGDLFADSHDELLELASINDSTRFLGHVPKVKLIKGDATRTIPDFVRNTPHLLVSLLYLDFDLYEPTKVALENFLPRMPKGAIIAFDELDNPLWPGETVAMLEVLDKYKLRIQRLPFDPYVGFAEVC encoded by the coding sequence ATGACCGATCAACCACCGATAGCTGTTTCAGGCGGACTTCGTACCCAGGCGGAGCAGGAAGAAGGAGCACGCAATCAGGCGTGTTTTGAAAGGAACCCATCTTCCTGGGAATCGAAGATGGAAAACTTCCCGAAATACGTGCGTCGCCAGAACATCACGCGTTTTTTGTCGCTGTACGAGATCTTCAAGCTGGCGCTACCTATAAAAGGCTCAGTGGTTGAGTGTGGTGTGAATCATGGCTTCGGGATCATGACGTGGGTTCGGCTTTCAGCAATTCTGGAGCCTGTCAATTTGACACGTAGAATATATGGGTTCGATACATTCGAAGGTTTCCCAAGCCTTTCGGAACAGGATCGCGCCGCAGCGAGCGACCACGTCAAGATTGGCGACCTGTTTGCGGACTCACATGATGAACTTCTTGAGCTGGCTTCTATTAATGACAGTACGCGTTTCCTCGGTCATGTGCCCAAAGTCAAACTCATAAAAGGCGATGCGACGCGCACGATCCCAGATTTTGTCCGGAACACGCCTCACCTGCTCGTCAGCTTGCTTTATCTCGACTTCGATCTTTATGAGCCCACAAAGGTGGCTCTTGAGAATTTTCTACCGCGCATGCCCAAGGGCGCAATCATTGCATTCGATGAACTGGATAATCCCTTGTGGCCGGGAGAGACAGTAGCCATGCTTGAGGTGCTCGACAAATATAAGCTGCGGATTCAGCGTTTGCCGTTCGATCCTTATGTTGGCTTTGCAGAGGTTTGTTGA
- a CDS encoding transketolase codes for MTSRGGSSHIGAVFSMADIVAVLYGHVMIVNPSDPCDPGRDRFILSKGHAGAGIYAALAERGFFPKELLRDHYKNGSVMSGHVSHKGIAGVEFSTGSLGHGLGVACGMAYAAQLAGKTHRVFILMSDGECDEGSNWEAIHFAGHHRLGRVVAVVDYNKIQSLKATEETLGLEPFAEKWRSFRWETVEVDGHDHSELRRVLDVRRPAQAKPLCVIAHTIKGKGVSFMENSVLWHYRTARGAELQAARRELGVEE; via the coding sequence ATGACTAGTCGAGGAGGGAGCTCACATATCGGTGCAGTATTTTCGATGGCCGATATTGTCGCTGTGCTGTATGGCCACGTCATGATCGTGAATCCTTCGGATCCCTGCGATCCTGGTAGGGATCGCTTCATTCTGAGCAAGGGCCACGCAGGCGCCGGGATCTACGCAGCGCTTGCCGAAAGAGGCTTCTTTCCCAAGGAACTGCTCCGCGACCATTACAAGAACGGCTCAGTGATGAGCGGGCATGTTTCCCATAAGGGGATTGCGGGGGTGGAGTTTTCTACTGGCTCACTCGGCCATGGTCTCGGGGTCGCGTGTGGTATGGCATACGCAGCTCAGCTCGCCGGTAAAACCCATCGCGTTTTCATCTTGATGAGCGATGGGGAATGCGATGAGGGGTCAAATTGGGAGGCGATTCACTTTGCAGGACATCATCGGTTGGGGAGGGTGGTCGCGGTTGTTGATTACAACAAGATTCAGAGCTTGAAGGCTACAGAGGAAACGCTAGGGCTTGAACCGTTTGCCGAGAAATGGAGGAGTTTCCGTTGGGAGACCGTCGAGGTAGATGGGCATGATCATAGCGAACTGCGTCGAGTACTTGATGTACGTCGTCCCGCCCAAGCGAAGCCCTTGTGCGTCATCGCCCACACGATTAAGGGTAAAGGCGTCTCGTTCATGGAGAACAGTGTTCTATGGCACTATCGAACCGCCCGAGGAGCCGAACTACAAGCCGCACGGCGTGAGTTGGGGGTCGAAGAATGA
- a CDS encoding transketolase family protein, producing MRNAFIQRLSELAVGDKRILLITGDLGFGVLDDFERRFPAQYLNAGVAEQNMTAVATGLALEGHVVFTYSIGNFPTLRCLEQIRNDVCYHDANVKIVSIGGGFSYGQLGMSHHATEDLSLLRALPGIVVCAPGSAFEARESVDAMIAHAGPAYLRLERAANDFTDDSANIFVFGHARKLREGSDLTLMGAGGVVSEVVAASDLLNSQGIHCRVLSLHTLKPFDKEAVLAAAEQTGGILTVEENSVLGGLGGAVAEICLEHGTRPRRFLRLGIQDTYTSLVGDQAYLRSLVGIDRGSVALAARRLLEA from the coding sequence ATGAGGAACGCATTCATCCAGCGTCTTTCTGAGCTGGCGGTAGGGGACAAGAGGATTCTACTGATCACCGGCGATCTTGGATTCGGTGTGCTAGATGATTTCGAGCGTCGTTTTCCAGCACAGTACCTCAATGCAGGCGTAGCTGAACAGAACATGACTGCTGTAGCGACCGGCCTTGCCCTGGAGGGGCACGTCGTTTTTACATACTCGATTGGGAATTTCCCCACGCTGAGATGTCTGGAGCAGATCCGCAATGATGTTTGTTACCATGATGCGAATGTCAAGATTGTCAGTATAGGCGGAGGATTCAGCTACGGGCAGCTCGGCATGTCCCATCATGCAACTGAGGATCTGAGTTTGCTGCGGGCGTTGCCAGGCATCGTGGTCTGCGCTCCAGGTAGCGCATTCGAGGCACGCGAATCTGTTGATGCTATGATTGCTCATGCGGGCCCGGCGTACCTGCGTCTTGAGCGGGCTGCGAATGACTTTACTGATGACTCAGCAAACATTTTCGTCTTTGGACATGCGCGGAAGTTACGTGAGGGATCAGATCTGACCCTGATGGGCGCGGGCGGGGTCGTTTCGGAGGTTGTGGCAGCGAGTGACTTGCTGAACTCCCAGGGTATCCACTGCCGGGTGCTGAGCCTGCATACCCTTAAGCCGTTTGACAAGGAAGCTGTCTTGGCAGCCGCGGAGCAGACAGGTGGAATACTAACGGTCGAGGAAAACTCGGTGTTAGGAGGGCTGGGAGGGGCTGTTGCTGAGATTTGCCTCGAACACGGGACGCGGCCTCGCAGATTTCTTCGGCTGGGTATCCAGGATACTTACACGAGCCTTGTTGGGGACCAGGCATATCTGCGCTCCTTGGTAGGGATAGACCGTGGTTCCGTAGCTCTAGCTGCACGCCGTCTGCTCGAGGCTTGA
- a CDS encoding sugar transferase codes for MKRALDIVLSLCGLLILSPVLLIISLLIFFYDFHSPFYVAPRVGKDGKLFRMIKFRSMVVDADSTGVTSTSTSDSRITPVGHFVRRCKLDEIVQLWNVLLGHMSLVGPRPNVKSGTDVYTAAERHLLSVRPGITDFASIVFADEGDILRGHADADGAYDRLIRPWKSRLGLFYIDHCSLFLDCKLIVTTILAVVSRRSALRIVASELSRRHAPDDLIRISLRNEALIPCVPPL; via the coding sequence ATGAAACGCGCCTTAGATATCGTACTGTCGCTATGCGGCCTGTTAATTTTGTCACCTGTTCTGTTGATTATATCTCTGTTGATTTTCTTCTACGACTTCCATTCGCCTTTCTACGTCGCGCCCCGTGTCGGTAAGGATGGAAAGCTGTTTCGTATGATCAAGTTCAGGTCAATGGTCGTCGACGCGGATAGTACCGGTGTCACTTCTACTTCCACTTCGGACAGCCGCATCACCCCGGTGGGCCACTTCGTGCGCCGCTGCAAGCTTGATGAAATTGTGCAGCTGTGGAATGTATTGCTGGGACATATGTCGCTCGTTGGCCCTCGCCCCAATGTGAAGAGCGGGACCGATGTCTATACTGCTGCTGAGCGGCACCTGCTGAGCGTTCGGCCGGGTATCACGGACTTTGCATCGATCGTTTTCGCCGACGAGGGTGATATTTTGCGAGGCCATGCTGATGCGGACGGAGCCTATGATCGTCTGATTCGTCCCTGGAAGAGCAGGCTCGGTTTGTTCTATATAGACCATTGCAGTCTGTTTCTGGATTGCAAGTTAATTGTCACGACGATACTTGCCGTCGTGTCGCGTCGTAGCGCTTTGCGGATCGTGGCAAGCGAACTGTCCCGGCGACATGCCCCTGATGATCTGATACGCATTTCGCTGCGCAACGAAGCGCTTATTCCGTGCGTGCCTCCATTGTGA
- a CDS encoding polysaccharide biosynthesis protein, whose amino-acid sequence MTESMPRWIERFANSLAHLPRSRKRLLMLGADVIGIPLVLWFAISLRLGTAYHHVGGTEWLYVAALLTSVPVFVRMGLYRAVIRFMGPKAIVAVFMGVSSSVVLLSLLALAWPNRSIPVTAIPIYWAFALIYVGGTRFLVRGLLNFRWTNAAQRMVIYGAGAAGVQLAGGLRREGRYYPVAFIDDNASLHGSTISGLEVFPMEELAGLVREEGVTGVLLALPSQSRRRRQEILKAIEPLSLRVQTVPDYGDILAGHARVEDVRDVDAGDLLGRDPVPPNTQLLDACIRGKVVMVTGAGGSIGAELCRQIIRLQPAQLLLLEMSELALYNVERELRLLIASKGLSVDLVALLGDAHHKHRMKEILQAYGVQTIYHAAAYKHVPIVEQNVIEGIYNNIFSTWNAAEAALEARVETFVLISTDKAVNPTNVMGATKRFAEIVLQGLQSRGSHTRFCMVRFGNVLESSGSVVPLFREQIRRGGPVTVTHKDVIRYFMTIPEAAQLVLQAGSMGKGGDVFVLDMGKPVRIADLAKRMISLMGLTVRDELNPDGDIEIVYTGLRPAEKLYEELLIGNNVTGTEHAMIMRAMEHCLPWPEVQRVLDEMSVALSRFDCDRAREVLMQTVAEYRPAGAMQDLVWSRKVAVGLAQAKNVTAIETRRPRKPMTAPAASPTTH is encoded by the coding sequence GTGACGGAGTCGATGCCTCGATGGATTGAACGCTTCGCCAACAGTCTTGCGCATCTGCCGCGATCTCGGAAGCGGCTGCTGATGCTGGGCGCCGACGTTATCGGCATTCCCCTGGTTCTCTGGTTCGCGATTTCCCTGCGCCTGGGCACGGCCTATCATCATGTCGGCGGCACCGAATGGCTCTATGTGGCGGCGCTGCTGACCAGCGTTCCGGTCTTCGTTCGCATGGGCCTGTATCGGGCGGTTATCCGTTTCATGGGGCCGAAGGCCATCGTGGCGGTCTTCATGGGCGTTTCCTCGTCGGTGGTCCTGCTGTCGCTGCTGGCGCTGGCTTGGCCGAACCGTTCCATTCCGGTGACGGCGATCCCGATTTACTGGGCCTTTGCCCTGATCTATGTCGGTGGAACCCGGTTCCTGGTGCGCGGCTTGCTGAATTTCCGTTGGACCAACGCGGCCCAGCGGATGGTGATCTACGGTGCCGGGGCGGCCGGGGTGCAGCTGGCGGGGGGTCTGCGGCGCGAGGGGCGCTACTACCCGGTGGCCTTCATCGATGACAACGCCAGCTTGCACGGCAGCACGATCAGCGGCCTGGAGGTCTTTCCCATGGAGGAACTGGCGGGGCTGGTTCGCGAGGAGGGGGTCACGGGCGTGCTGCTGGCACTGCCGTCCCAGTCGCGGCGGCGGCGCCAGGAGATTCTCAAGGCCATCGAGCCGCTGTCGCTGCGGGTGCAGACGGTGCCGGACTACGGCGACATCCTGGCGGGCCATGCCAGGGTCGAGGATGTCCGCGATGTCGATGCCGGCGATCTGCTGGGCCGGGATCCGGTGCCGCCGAACACCCAGTTGCTGGACGCTTGTATCCGCGGAAAAGTCGTCATGGTGACCGGCGCGGGAGGCTCGATCGGCGCCGAGCTGTGCCGCCAGATCATTCGTCTGCAGCCGGCCCAGTTGCTGCTGCTGGAGATGTCCGAGCTGGCGCTCTACAACGTCGAGCGGGAGCTGCGGCTGCTGATCGCCTCCAAGGGATTGTCGGTCGACCTGGTGGCGCTGCTGGGAGACGCTCACCACAAGCACCGCATGAAGGAGATCCTGCAGGCCTACGGGGTGCAGACCATCTATCACGCCGCGGCTTACAAGCATGTGCCCATCGTGGAGCAGAACGTCATCGAAGGGATTTACAACAACATCTTCAGTACCTGGAATGCCGCCGAGGCGGCACTCGAGGCGCGCGTCGAGACCTTCGTGCTGATCTCCACCGACAAGGCCGTCAATCCCACCAATGTGATGGGTGCGACCAAGCGGTTTGCCGAAATCGTCCTGCAGGGGCTGCAGTCGCGTGGTTCGCATACTCGCTTTTGCATGGTGCGCTTCGGCAACGTGCTGGAGTCGTCCGGTTCGGTGGTGCCCTTGTTCCGGGAGCAGATCCGCCGCGGCGGGCCGGTCACGGTGACTCACAAGGACGTCATCCGCTACTTCATGACCATCCCGGAAGCTGCACAACTAGTGTTGCAGGCCGGTTCGATGGGCAAGGGAGGAGATGTGTTCGTGCTGGACATGGGCAAGCCGGTGCGCATCGCCGACCTGGCCAAGCGCATGATCAGCCTGATGGGCTTGACCGTGCGCGACGAGCTCAACCCCGATGGCGACATCGAGATCGTTTACACCGGGCTGCGCCCGGCGGAAAAGTTGTACGAGGAGCTGCTGATCGGCAACAACGTCACCGGGACGGAGCATGCGATGATCATGCGCGCCATGGAGCATTGCCTGCCATGGCCCGAGGTGCAACGGGTGCTGGATGAGATGTCCGTGGCGCTGTCGCGGTTCGATTGCGACCGGGCGCGCGAGGTATTGATGCAGACCGTCGCCGAGTACCGGCCTGCGGGAGCAATGCAGGATCTGGTGTGGAGTCGCAAGGTGGCGGTGGGGCTTGCGCAGGCGAAGAACGTTACCGCCATCGAGACTCGCCGTCCTCGCAAGCCGATGACTGCTCCCGCGGCGAGTCCTACGACGCATTGA
- a CDS encoding type II toxin-antitoxin system TacA family antitoxin produces MAQVQSNRDDRIELRTTRDEKRLLTAAAAHERLDVTSFIMRAVLPAARDVVENAGRISLSERDSLRVLDLLENPPAPTPVLLAAARRRIARGGKSA; encoded by the coding sequence ATGGCACAGGTGCAATCCAATCGTGACGACCGCATCGAGTTGCGCACCACGCGTGATGAAAAGCGGCTTCTCACCGCCGCCGCCGCCCATGAGCGGCTGGACGTGACCAGCTTCATCATGCGCGCCGTTCTGCCGGCCGCGCGCGATGTGGTCGAGAATGCCGGGCGCATCTCGCTTTCGGAGCGGGATTCACTGCGCGTACTCGATCTCCTGGAAAACCCGCCGGCCCCGACGCCGGTCCTGCTTGCTGCCGCCCGCCGCCGCATCGCTCGGGGCGGCAAGAGTGCTTGA
- a CDS encoding acetyltransferase produces the protein MLDWREEPIGRNHDRKAFDCGTPELNEYLRRHARQNHEGGGSKTFVAVALSAPVTILGYYSISPASIAFEKVPAVLTKGLGCYEVAVYRLARLAVSLPLQRQGLGGDLLLAAGARALAVASQVGGVALAIDAKDEKAARWYERFGAMPLLDSSPLSLILPFKTIIDALDIAQSESSICPETRE, from the coding sequence GTGCTTGACTGGCGGGAAGAACCCATCGGACGCAACCATGACCGCAAGGCGTTCGATTGCGGTACGCCGGAACTGAACGAGTATCTGCGCCGGCACGCCCGCCAGAACCATGAGGGTGGAGGCTCCAAGACTTTCGTGGCGGTGGCTCTATCCGCGCCCGTAACCATCCTCGGCTACTATTCCATCAGTCCCGCCTCGATTGCCTTCGAAAAAGTTCCCGCTGTCCTGACCAAGGGGCTGGGGTGCTATGAGGTTGCCGTGTATCGGCTTGCCCGTCTAGCGGTGTCGCTTCCGTTGCAGCGTCAGGGGCTTGGGGGCGATCTATTGCTGGCAGCGGGTGCAAGGGCGCTGGCCGTGGCGTCGCAGGTCGGCGGCGTGGCGTTGGCTATCGACGCCAAGGATGAGAAGGCTGCGCGCTGGTACGAGCGTTTCGGTGCGATGCCGCTGCTCGACAGCAGCCCTCTCAGCCTGATCCTGCCATTCAAGACCATTATTGACGCTCTGGACATTGCCCAAAGTGAAAGCTCCATCTGCCCCGAAACGCGCGAATGA
- a CDS encoding Fic family protein: MTRRHLNEILSVLTPGAVISHRSAIEHRPTAAGHFYLTGPYRRELELPGIKIHIAKGPGPTPGDIRISFKYGDAYISNQTRALLENLSQSRGDPDNRRTLGPAFVEQWLERFIARDIKNDIGGIRDQAKELAGILGLHAEAKKIDALIGAMLGTRTARLVTPIARARAAGRQYDDDRLTLFERLANELQQNPLQIPDADPAADLQLQAFVETYFSNFIEGTEFEIEEAHDIVVNGRPLRYREDDSHDILGTYQAILRSKQDPALPGGAEKFVAQIMDWNRLVIESRKNKSPGELKTLTNRAGHTVFVQLDKVVGTLMKGYEIIMSAATPANRAALAMFVIAEVHPFNDGNGRTARIAMNHFLTNAGLTRIVIPTIYRDDYISALKAMTHGNPAPLPRMLNHAGRFSRWIDFSSKERCFHMLERSNAMQEDGRQFRLEFNDEEMEPGPAP; encoded by the coding sequence GTGACGCGCCGCCACCTGAACGAGATTCTCAGTGTCCTGACTCCTGGGGCTGTCATTTCTCATCGTTCGGCCATCGAGCACCGACCCACCGCCGCCGGCCATTTCTATCTCACCGGCCCGTACCGTCGCGAGTTGGAGCTACCCGGAATCAAGATTCACATCGCCAAAGGCCCAGGGCCCACGCCCGGCGACATCCGCATTTCGTTCAAGTATGGCGACGCGTACATCTCCAACCAGACGCGTGCACTTCTCGAGAATCTTTCGCAGAGCAGGGGAGACCCCGATAATCGGCGCACGCTCGGTCCGGCATTCGTCGAGCAATGGCTCGAGCGATTCATTGCTCGCGATATCAAAAATGATATCGGCGGGATTCGAGATCAGGCGAAAGAGCTTGCGGGCATACTCGGGCTTCACGCCGAGGCCAAGAAGATCGACGCCTTGATAGGGGCCATGCTGGGGACGCGTACCGCGAGGCTGGTAACGCCGATCGCGCGTGCGCGCGCTGCCGGCCGGCAGTACGATGATGATCGACTTACGCTGTTCGAGCGGCTAGCAAATGAGTTGCAGCAAAATCCGCTGCAGATCCCTGACGCGGATCCTGCGGCAGACCTGCAGCTGCAGGCCTTTGTTGAAACCTACTTCTCGAACTTTATCGAAGGCACCGAGTTCGAGATCGAAGAAGCACATGACATCGTGGTCAATGGCCGACCGCTGAGATATCGCGAAGACGATTCACACGACATCCTGGGTACCTATCAGGCTATCTTACGTTCGAAGCAAGACCCAGCGCTTCCAGGTGGCGCCGAAAAGTTCGTTGCTCAAATCATGGATTGGAATCGTCTCGTCATCGAATCACGCAAAAACAAGTCGCCCGGTGAGCTCAAAACGCTCACTAATCGAGCGGGTCATACGGTGTTCGTGCAACTGGACAAAGTTGTGGGCACCCTCATGAAAGGGTACGAGATCATCATGAGCGCGGCGACACCCGCAAATCGTGCGGCTCTGGCCATGTTCGTGATTGCAGAGGTTCATCCGTTCAATGACGGAAACGGGCGTACGGCACGAATTGCGATGAATCACTTCCTGACGAATGCCGGTCTCACGCGTATCGTCATTCCGACAATCTACCGCGACGACTATATTTCCGCACTCAAAGCGATGACCCATGGTAATCCGGCTCCCCTGCCGCGCATGCTGAATCATGCCGGTAGGTTCAGTCGCTGGATCGACTTCAGCTCAAAGGAGCGATGTTTCCACATGCTGGAAAGGTCGAACGCCATGCAAGAAGACGGGCGGCAGTTTCGGCTCGAGTTCAATGACGAGGAAATGGAGCCTGGACCAGCCCCGTGA
- a CDS encoding UDP-glucose dehydrogenase family protein, whose translation MHLTIFGSGYVGLVTGACFAEAGNDVLCVDVDERKVEMLRRGESPIYEPGLEELLNRNLAAGRLNFTTDAAEGVRHGLFQFIAVGTPPDEDGSADLKYVLSVAESIGRHLSEYRVVVTKSTVPVGTADKVRARIDATLAERHAQIEFDVVSNPEFLKEGAAINDFMKPDRIVVGTDNPRTAELLKALYDPFTRNRDRMVVMDVRSSELTKYAANAMLATKISFMNELANLAERMGADIEKVRLGIGSDPRIGYHFIYPGCGYGGSCFPKDVQALARSAQEHAFEAKLLNAVEAVNLRQKSLLFDKLSRYFGGDLAGKTIALWGLAFKPNTDDMRAAPSRTLMEALWAAGAKVRAYDPVAMQEARRIYGERADLVLAKSAKEALSGADALAIVTEWQEFRSPDFDMIKSELGRPAVFDGRNLYDPAFVRRFGLKYYAIGRGDNPC comes from the coding sequence ATGCATCTTACGATTTTTGGTTCAGGGTATGTGGGGTTGGTGACGGGGGCGTGCTTCGCCGAGGCCGGCAACGATGTGTTGTGCGTGGATGTCGATGAACGCAAGGTGGAGATGCTCAGACGCGGTGAATCGCCCATCTATGAGCCGGGTCTGGAGGAACTGCTCAACCGCAATCTGGCGGCGGGACGCCTGAACTTCACCACCGATGCGGCCGAGGGAGTCCGGCATGGGCTGTTCCAGTTCATTGCAGTCGGTACGCCGCCCGATGAGGACGGTTCGGCGGACCTCAAGTATGTGTTGTCGGTGGCCGAGTCCATCGGGCGCCATTTGTCCGAGTATCGGGTGGTGGTGACCAAGTCCACCGTGCCGGTGGGCACGGCGGACAAGGTGCGCGCCCGGATCGATGCGACGCTGGCGGAGCGGCATGCGCAGATCGAATTCGATGTGGTCTCCAATCCCGAGTTTCTGAAGGAAGGCGCGGCGATCAATGATTTCATGAAGCCCGATCGCATCGTCGTGGGAACCGACAATCCGCGCACGGCCGAGTTGCTCAAGGCACTGTACGATCCCTTCACGCGCAATCGCGATCGCATGGTGGTCATGGATGTACGCTCCTCTGAACTGACCAAGTATGCCGCCAACGCCATGCTGGCCACCAAGATCAGTTTCATGAACGAACTGGCGAATCTGGCCGAGCGCATGGGGGCGGACATCGAGAAGGTGCGCCTGGGTATCGGTTCGGACCCGCGCATCGGCTATCACTTCATTTATCCGGGCTGCGGCTACGGCGGCTCCTGTTTCCCCAAGGACGTCCAGGCGCTCGCCCGCAGCGCCCAGGAGCATGCCTTCGAGGCGAAACTGCTCAATGCGGTGGAGGCGGTCAACCTGCGCCAGAAGTCGCTGTTGTTCGACAAGCTCAGCCGGTATTTCGGCGGCGATCTGGCGGGCAAGACCATTGCGCTGTGGGGCCTGGCGTTCAAGCCCAATACCGACGACATGCGCGCGGCACCCAGCCGCACCTTGATGGAGGCCTTGTGGGCCGCGGGGGCCAAGGTGCGGGCCTATGACCCGGTGGCGATGCAAGAAGCCCGGCGGATCTACGGCGAGCGCGCGGACCTGGTCCTGGCCAAGAGCGCCAAGGAGGCGCTGAGCGGTGCGGATGCGCTGGCCATCGTCACGGAGTGGCAGGAGTTCCGCAGTCCCGATTTCGACATGATCAAGTCCGAACTCGGCCGGCCCGCGGTGTTCGACGGCCGCAATTTGTATGATCCGGCGTTCGTGCGACGCTTTGGATTGAAGTATTACGCCATCGGCCGAGGCGACAATCCATGCTGA